In Thermoanaerobacterium xylanolyticum LX-11, the genomic window ATTTCCTATTAAAATGCTTGAATAATAAGTACAATCACCCCAAACACAAAGATTTATTGTTAATAAATTAACACGGAGGTGTTTATCATGGCAACGACAAAAACGGAATTAGACGTTCAGAAGCAGATAGATTTACTTGTATCAAGAGCACAAGAGGCTCAAAAAAAATTCATGTCTTATACACAAGAGCAAATCGACGCAATCGTAAAGGCAATGGCTTTAGCAGGTGTAGACAAACACGTAGAGCTGGCAAAGATGGCATACGAAGAGACAAAAATGGGTGTGTACGAAGATAAGATTATAAAAAATCTCTTTGCCACAGAGTACGTATACCACGACATAAAAAATGAAAAGACTGTAGGAATCATAAACGAAAACATAGAAGAAAACTACATGGAAGTAGCAGAGCCGATAGGCGTAATTGCCGGTGTCACACCTGTCACAAACCCGACATCTACTACGATGTTTAAATGCTTAATATCCATAAAGACGCGAAACCCCATAATATTCAGCTTCCATCCAAAGGCAATAAAGTGCAGCATCGCAGCAGCAAAAGTCATGTACGAAGCTGCATTAAAGGCAGGTGCACCTGAAGGATGCATAAGCTGGATAGAAACGCCATCGATAGAAGCCACACAGCTTCTCATGACACATCCAGGCGTATCTTTAATCCTTGCAACAGGTGGTGCAGGAATGGTAAAAGCAGCATACAGCTCAGGAAAGCCAGCATTAGGCGTAGGTCCTGGCAACGTGCCATGCTACATTGAGAAATCAGCAAACATAAAAAGAGCTGTATCAGACCTCATATTAAGCAAGACATTTGACAATGGAGTAATATGCGCATCAGAGCAGGCTGTAATAATAGATGAAGAAATAGCAGATGAAGTCAAAAAACTTATGAAAGAGTACGGCTGCTACTTCCTAAATAAAGATGAAATCAAGAAGCTTGAAAAATTCGCAATCGACGAGCAAAGCTGTGCTATGAGCCCTGCAGTGGTAGGTCAGCCAGCCACGAAGATTGCCGAGATGGCAGGCTTCAAAGTTCCTGAAGGCACAAAGATATTAGTGGCAGAATACGAAGGAGTAGGTCCAAAATATCCTCTATCAAGGGAGAAACTAAGTCCAATTCTTGCTTGCTACACTGTCAAAGATTACAACGAAGGAATCAAAAAGTGCGAGGAAATGACTGAATTTGGAGGTTTAGGCCACTCCGCTGTAATACACTCTGAAAACCAAGACGTCATAAATGAATTTGCAAGACGAGTCCGCACAGGAAGACTTATCGTAAATTCACCATCATCACAGGGAGCAATAGGAGATATATATAATACAAACACGCCATCACTTACATTAGGCTGCGGTTCTATGGGAAGAAACTCAACAACAGACAATGTAAGTGTCAACAATCTTTTGAATATTAAGCGTGTCGTGATAAGGAAGGATAGAATGAAATGGTTCAAGATTCCACCAAAGATTTACTTTGAAAGCGGGTCACTGCAGTATTTATGCAAGGTCAAAAGGAAAAAGGCCTTTATCGTCACAGATCCATTCATGGTTAAACTTGGCTTCGTAGACAAAGTAACTTATCAATTAGACAAGGCAAACATCGACTACGAAATATTCTCAGAAGTTGAGCCAGATCCATCTGTTGACACAGTCATGAACGGCGTAAAAATAATGAATTCATACAATCCAGACTTAATAATCGCTGTAGGCGGTGGTTCTGCAATAGATGCAGCAAAGGGAATGTGTCTTTTCTACGAATATCCTGACACAGAGTTTGAAACATTGAGGCTTAAATTCGCTGATATAAGAAAGAGAGCATTTAAGTTCCCAGAGCTTGGCAAAAAAGCGCTGTTCATCGCAATACCGACAACAAGCGGTACAGGCTCAGAAGTGACAGCATTTGCCGTAATAACCGACAAAAAGAGAAATATCAAGTACCCACTTGCAGACTATGAACTTACACCTGATATAGCCATAATAGATCCTGACCTTACAAAGACAGTGCCACCATCTGTAACAGCAGATACAGGTATGGATGTGTTGACACACGCCATAGAAGCATACGTGTCAGTGATGGCATCAGACTACACAGATGCGCTGGCAGAAAAGGCCATAAAGATCGTATTTGAGTACCTGCCAAGAGCTTATAAAAACGGCAATGATGAAGAAGCCCGCGAAAAGATGCACAATGCTTCCTGTATGGCTGGTATGGCATTTACAAATGCATTCCTTGGAATAAACCACAGCATGGCACACATACTGGGCGGCAAGTTCCACATACCACACGGAAGAGCAAATGCAATACTTCTGCCATATGTAATAAGATACAATGCAGAAAAGCCTACAAAATTTGTGGCATTCCCACAGTACGAATATCCAAAGGCAGCAGAAAGATATGCAGAAATCGCCAAATTCTTAGGACTGCCTGCATCAACCGTTGAAGAAGGCGTAGAAAGCTTGATCGAAGCTATAAAGAATCTCATGAAAGAGCTTAACATTCCGCTGACTCTAAAAGACGCTGGCATAAACAAAGAACAATTCGAAAAAGAAATCGAAGAAATGTCGGACATCGCCTTCAACGATCAGTGCACAGGAACAAATCCAAGAATGCCTCTCACAAAAGAAATTGCAGAGATCTACAGAAAAGCATACGGTGCATAAGTAATAAAAAAGAACGGCTTACAAGTTAATTAAAACTTATAAGCCGTCTTTTTTTATCTATATTTAATTCCCCATAAACATCTTTATGTCGTCTTCCACGTTTGTTATGCCGCCAATGCCGAAGTTTTCAACTAAAACTTTTGCAACGTTTGGCGATAAGAATGCTGGAAGTGTCGGTCCTAAGTGAATATTCTTTACCCCCAAGTACAGAAGCGCAAGTAATACTATTACAGCTTTTTGCTCATACCATGCTATATTAAATGATATTGGAAGCTCATTTATATCTTCAAGTCCAAATACTTCTTTAAGCTTAAGCGCAATCACTGCCAATGAATACGAGTCATTGCACTGTCCTGCATCAAGCACTCTCGGTATGCCGTTTATATCGCCAAGATTTAATTTATTGTATCTGTACTTTGCACATCCTGCCGTCAATATGACCGTATCTTTTGGAAGTTCTTTTGCAAATTCTGTGTAGTATTCTCTTGACTTCATCCTGCCGTCGCAGCCTGCCATTACAAAGAACCTCTTTATAGCTCCAGTCTTTACTGCATCAACTACTTGATTAGCCAAAGCCAATACTTGGTTGTGAGCAAATCCTCCTACTATCTCTCCACTCTCAATTTCAACTGGCGGTTTGCATCTCTTTGCATGCTCTATTATCTCTGTAAAGTCTTTTTTTCCATCTGGGCCAGCATCAATATGCTTTACACCTTCAAATCCAACGACGCCTGTCGTGTAAAGTCTATCTTTATAAGAATCCTTTGGAGGCGTCAAGCAGTTTGTTGTCATGAGTATTGGACCGTTAAAGCTTTCAAATTCTTTATCCTGCTGCCACCATGCATTGCCGTAGTTGCCTGCAAAGTGTGAATACTTCTTAAATGCTGGATAGTAGTGGGCAGGAAGCATTTCACCGTGTGTATATACATCAACGCCTGTTCCTTCTGTCTGCTCCAGTAGCTCTTCCAAATCTTTTAAGTCATGTCCGCTAATTAAGATACCAGGATTGTTTCTTACGCCTATATTTACCTTTGTGATCTCAGGATTGCCATATGTGGATGTATTTGCTTTGTCCAAAAGTGCCATCACATCAACGCCGTATTTACCAGCCTCTAATGCCAGTGACACATAGTCATTCGCACCTAAGCTGTCATCTAATGTAGCAACTAATGCTTTTTCGATGAACTCAGATATATTAGGATCTTTAAAGCCAAGGTTTGCAGCATGGAATGCGTAAGCAGCCATACCCTTTATGCCGTAAGTTATAAGTTCCCTTAATGATCTTATGTCTTCATTTTCAGTAGCAAGAACACCAACTGATAAAGCCTTCTCATCAAATTCGCTTTCATCTTTTGTCCATGTAGCCGCATCATGCAATCCGTTTAACTGTACTCCATTTGCGCTTAATTGGCTTTTTATGGACTCTCTTAAATTTAAGCCTTCTTTAATCTTTCCTGCAAAATAATTTTTATCAAAATTGACATTTGTTATTGTTGAAAATAATCCGTCGATGATGAATGAATCTGTGCTTTCACTGTTTAAGCCAAGTTTTCTGGCTTCTTGATTTACTATTGCTATCCCCTTTAATGTGTATATGAGCAAATCCTGAAGTCTTGCTGTGTCATCAGTTTTGCCGCACACACCTCTTAATGTGCAGCCAACGCCTTTTGAAGCTTCTTGACATTGGTAACAAAACATTCCCATATCATTTTCCTCCTTCATTTATTTCAATTCGCCGATGTGCGAATTGTATACAGTATTTCGTACGTTTATTATTATACAATTGCAAATCGACTTTTTCTGTGATAAATATCAC contains:
- the adhE gene encoding bifunctional acetaldehyde-CoA/alcohol dehydrogenase, with amino-acid sequence MATTKTELDVQKQIDLLVSRAQEAQKKFMSYTQEQIDAIVKAMALAGVDKHVELAKMAYEETKMGVYEDKIIKNLFATEYVYHDIKNEKTVGIINENIEENYMEVAEPIGVIAGVTPVTNPTSTTMFKCLISIKTRNPIIFSFHPKAIKCSIAAAKVMYEAALKAGAPEGCISWIETPSIEATQLLMTHPGVSLILATGGAGMVKAAYSSGKPALGVGPGNVPCYIEKSANIKRAVSDLILSKTFDNGVICASEQAVIIDEEIADEVKKLMKEYGCYFLNKDEIKKLEKFAIDEQSCAMSPAVVGQPATKIAEMAGFKVPEGTKILVAEYEGVGPKYPLSREKLSPILACYTVKDYNEGIKKCEEMTEFGGLGHSAVIHSENQDVINEFARRVRTGRLIVNSPSSQGAIGDIYNTNTPSLTLGCGSMGRNSTTDNVSVNNLLNIKRVVIRKDRMKWFKIPPKIYFESGSLQYLCKVKRKKAFIVTDPFMVKLGFVDKVTYQLDKANIDYEIFSEVEPDPSVDTVMNGVKIMNSYNPDLIIAVGGGSAIDAAKGMCLFYEYPDTEFETLRLKFADIRKRAFKFPELGKKALFIAIPTTSGTGSEVTAFAVITDKKRNIKYPLADYELTPDIAIIDPDLTKTVPPSVTADTGMDVLTHAIEAYVSVMASDYTDALAEKAIKIVFEYLPRAYKNGNDEEAREKMHNASCMAGMAFTNAFLGINHSMAHILGGKFHIPHGRANAILLPYVIRYNAEKPTKFVAFPQYEYPKAAERYAEIAKFLGLPASTVEEGVESLIEAIKNLMKELNIPLTLKDAGINKEQFEKEIEEMSDIAFNDQCTGTNPRMPLTKEIAEIYRKAYGA
- the hcp gene encoding hydroxylamine reductase, which produces MGMFCYQCQEASKGVGCTLRGVCGKTDDTARLQDLLIYTLKGIAIVNQEARKLGLNSESTDSFIIDGLFSTITNVNFDKNYFAGKIKEGLNLRESIKSQLSANGVQLNGLHDAATWTKDESEFDEKALSVGVLATENEDIRSLRELITYGIKGMAAYAFHAANLGFKDPNISEFIEKALVATLDDSLGANDYVSLALEAGKYGVDVMALLDKANTSTYGNPEITKVNIGVRNNPGILISGHDLKDLEELLEQTEGTGVDVYTHGEMLPAHYYPAFKKYSHFAGNYGNAWWQQDKEFESFNGPILMTTNCLTPPKDSYKDRLYTTGVVGFEGVKHIDAGPDGKKDFTEIIEHAKRCKPPVEIESGEIVGGFAHNQVLALANQVVDAVKTGAIKRFFVMAGCDGRMKSREYYTEFAKELPKDTVILTAGCAKYRYNKLNLGDINGIPRVLDAGQCNDSYSLAVIALKLKEVFGLEDINELPISFNIAWYEQKAVIVLLALLYLGVKNIHLGPTLPAFLSPNVAKVLVENFGIGGITNVEDDIKMFMGN